Genomic window (Thermoproteota archaeon):
CTGGGCATATCCTACTGGGAGAGGGACATAGCTGACATAGTGGATGCCTTCACCAAGTCGGAGTTCTTTAGCCCGGAGGACAGAGTGGCTTTAGGGAACCTGAGAGCTAGGATAAGGATGTCCCTCCTCTACTACGTGGCGAACAGCAGGAATCTACTAGTAGCCGGCACTGGAGACAGGAGCGAGATACTGATAGGGTACTTCACCAAGTACGGGGACGGGGGCGTGGACTTCTTGCCAATCGGAGATCTCTACAAGACCCAGGTCAGGTGGCTGGGGGGGTGGCTCGGCGCCCCCGAGAGGATAGTCAGCAAGCCCAGCAGCCCCCAACTCTGGAGAGGGCACAGGGCTGAGGAGGAGCTGGGTATTCCCTATGAGAGGATCGATCTCATCTTGCACGCGATATTCGACCTGAGGATGGGCCATGATGAGGTCAGGAGGATGTTCGGCGCGGATGTGGACAGGGTTCTGGAGATGCACGCGAGAACGGCGCATAAGAGGACCATGCCTCCCGTAGCGAGGGTCAGGCTTTGAGCTTAGAGGATATAGCCAGGGAAATAAGGTTCTGCAGGCGCTGCCCCCTCCACGCCAGCAGGACGAATGCCGTGCCTGGAGAGGGTAATCCCAATGCCAAGGTGGTTTTCGTGGGGGAGGCGCCGGGGAGGAACGAAGACCTGCAAGGTAGGCCCTTCGTGGGGGCTGCCGGAAAGCTGCTGACGGAGTTATTGGCCTCGATAGGTTTGAGGAGGGAGGATGTTTTCATAACCAATGTGGTGAAGTGCAGGCCGCCCAACAACAGGGACCCGAGGCCGGAGGAGATTGAAGCTTGTCTACCCTTCCTCGAGAGGCAGCTCCGGGCGATAGATCCGGATGTGATAGTGGCTCTGGGCAGGCACAGCGCTCTGACCCTCCTGAGGCTGGCAGGAAGGGAGGAGAGGTCCATCATGAGGATAAGGGGGAGGGTGTTCGAGGTGGAGCTGTTCGGTAGGAAGAGGTTGCTGATGCCCACGCTCCACCCGGCAGCTGCCCTCTACAATCCCAGGCTGAGGCCCCTGCTGGAGGAGGACTTCAGGAAGTTGAAGGGGATGCTAGGCGAGAGCAATCAGGATGAGGGGCTGGAGGCCTGGTTCTAGCCTTAATCCCGGTCCAGATAATCGGTCAGGCCTCCTCTAACCCTGACCCTGATTTTAGGGATCTCCCTGCCTCTCAGGTACGAGATTATCTCGTCCATGAGCTTGACATCAACGGGGAAGGGGACTCCATCCTTCCCGCCGAAGGCGAAGGAGTACTTGGCCGGATCCCTCACACTGGCCTTTTCCCCGTAAACCAGTTCGCTGAGCAGAGCTAGGGCTCTGAGTGCGGACCTCCCTATCCCCCTGATCTCCAAGAGCTCCTCGTAGCTGGAAGGATTCAGTTGATAGGCTCGCTCCAGCGCGCTCCAGTCTATCCTCCTCGGCATCTTGAGAACCCTGTACTCGCTCATCAGCCTCCTGAGCCTGGCCGTTCCCTCTTTAACTAGGTCGAGGGAGGCTTTTCTCACGCCCTCGCTCTCCCTAGCCACTAGATTGAGCACCCTTACCTTCCCGGCCTCGGATATGATGCTGTGGTGAGGCTCTATGACGAAGCTCTCCACCCTACTCCCGAGCCAGTGGTATCTCCTAGCCATCCTCAGGGAGGGATTCATACCTTGCTGGACCACAGCCCACTCCCCGTTCTCAGTCACTACAAAGGCGTGGTGGTAAAGATCGAAGCCGTCTTGCAGTACCGAGTTATCGACCTTGGCCGAGAGCCTGCTGGCCCTTACCAAGGGAGAGGGATCGAGACCGAACTCCTCCGCTATAGATGCTAGCTCTTGAGGGGTTTTCAGGGAGGTCCTGCCCTTCCCCCCAGCTAACCTGACGCCCATAT
Coding sequences:
- a CDS encoding NAD+ synthase translates to MLTIDELRLDWKRVTESITGFVKGMVAGSRTNGVVLGLSGGVDSTVTAYLAVRALGSDRVFGLIMPDSRITPREDVEDARMVADELGISYWERDIADIVDAFTKSEFFSPEDRVALGNLRARIRMSLLYYVANSRNLLVAGTGDRSEILIGYFTKYGDGGVDFLPIGDLYKTQVRWLGGWLGAPERIVSKPSSPQLWRGHRAEEELGIPYERIDLILHAIFDLRMGHDEVRRMFGADVDRVLEMHARTAHKRTMPPVARVRL
- the udg gene encoding type-4 uracil-DNA glycosylase, whose product is MSLEDIAREIRFCRRCPLHASRTNAVPGEGNPNAKVVFVGEAPGRNEDLQGRPFVGAAGKLLTELLASIGLRREDVFITNVVKCRPPNNRDPRPEEIEACLPFLERQLRAIDPDVIVALGRHSALTLLRLAGREERSIMRIRGRVFEVELFGRKRLLMPTLHPAAALYNPRLRPLLEEDFRKLKGMLGESNQDEGLEAWF
- a CDS encoding DUF763 domain-containing protein; the encoded protein is MRRTGEAHLPLHGGKAPAWLFRRMKELAKPILSSVVSEYGKRGLLERLADPHWFQALGCVLGYDWHSSGVTTVLTAALKEALQEEDMGVRLAGGKGRTSLKTPQELASIAEEFGLDPSPLVRASRLSAKVDNSVLQDGFDLYHHAFVVTENGEWAVVQQGMNPSLRMARRYHWLGSRVESFVIEPHHSIISEAGKVRVLNLVARESEGVRKASLDLVKEGTARLRRLMSEYRVLKMPRRIDWSALERAYQLNPSSYEELLEIRGIGRSALRALALLSELVYGEKASVRDPAKYSFAFGGKDGVPFPVDVKLMDEIISYLRGREIPKIRVRVRGGLTDYLDRD